Proteins from a single region of Oreochromis niloticus isolate F11D_XX linkage group LG7, O_niloticus_UMD_NMBU, whole genome shotgun sequence:
- the mphosph9 gene encoding M-phase phosphoprotein 9 isoform X1: MSTDDSISEDVSSSGALSHCHVSADGDVGKESENSLVSSEGTSASGLAVSEGRHTTSQTTGGTVECRPMDITPACNKIRSLCLSTDEAFEQGKTLPFINPSSLETLRALVQEIQSSGETDPEIWKDCEGRWLHLFQLVEKQYQEQILAQQEQYQCQIQLIQDEIKALVQLQNRQASVQPHGEFSPTPVSKSTTNMKDYIFPPVSSECTVPKTVSSDNDSLAAPVHTPFSSPSPPLPRSEATNQRDERATTVLSSGYGTLSTWESSLEPAGSPGEDEVVGQRSEKHHWSINFQKETETSMLGCQQDFSNERMLGVNEPLVYQQKISGTSQQLTSWAQRQKLRPKKSKAGQASSQIPEYQEQPRSPRESHSQNTVESTESQDQHQPAGPSSSSFPLRRSDSLASEASGLTYWRLNECDLYHPLPESFDSGAYLLLQEASMSLTPGSQEPQLSLREIYQNKQRADCKRSDWEGSATSFPLSPQMLTLDPAANMRQSDRTSGFTSPSHFSSPSFANQPHLYPRVGTPITPDSMVDCSPNPGDTDCISDTSSVSAPSKVQSSWGNTTQEFLSTSQDKAQPSQTDSHQRRASAPFASEEEGSHTHTSTLKPCSASGASLRHGVSPHVERASSLEDPVVLSLLRQNLREKHSRHVADLKAYYESEIKILRDKLKLRDLPQDLEKSNHALTERCRHLEQALTEATTRIQELEATNSSLEKKLAEWPERYAVAGATVKSLQQRLEESKHSAKEKDTLVARLKNRVRQLEEAVQKACREADEKEARREREYKMLQDLLGEYDSLIKDHEGLKNNLVSAENKLVDSNDKISELKRVISKLESQVKQLEHENQARARYVSHSNIQPSGAGLFHHPDLLLSPSKGKAEPDVTHRKSPPLSDQLKSIRRPNQSTVHKRASYPLNDHSSGTGSSVDTPSAAGSWRCASPPECEQSALQIRHQEQSAGHQEASHREGSCALTPMMRALIELEETKATDTRAPCKNSSTNHRVSSQRTTVGFVERRYKEPIQEHAGLLHREKELVKPRGVVAGAEHGGLKSRSGAERAAALLRAQRSLSPEGHRSSSLPPPAHRSIPTATPTKRETLLMPLSAKSSPKRSPTENYSTAFGHLMPREEYLLHRPDGQVDKRRHSFHSSSPKKRLQFTSTGREDESSGGENPQDENSQLGWEEQGGFSGPDPQDPCEDSASLHRIQSLAEAEKLFDELTQEKQQIEAALSRMPGAGGRVSLQTRLDEVALENRLERLNRELGSIRMTLKRFHILRSSTNI, translated from the exons GGTCGATGGCTGCATCTGTTTCAGCTGGTTGAGAAGCAATACCAAGAGCAAATACTTGCTCAGCAAGAACAATACCAGTGCCAAATACAG TTGATTCAGGATGAAATTAAGGCCCTGGTTCAGCTCCAAAACCGACAGGCTAGTGTCCAGCCACATGGGGAGTTCTCCCCAACTCCTGTGAGCAAAAGTACCACAAACATGAAGGACTATATTTTCCCCCCTGTCTCTAGTGAATGTACTGTTCCCAAAACTGTGTCCAGTGACAATGACAGTCTGGCAGCTCCCGTCCATACCCCTTTTAGCTCCCCATCGCCTCCACTCCCTAGGTCTGAGGCCACAAACCAGCGGGATGAGCGTGCAACGACAGTGCTCAGCAGTGGATATGGGACTCTTTCTACTTGGGAGTCAAGTCTGGAACCTGCAGGTTCACCAGGGGAAGATGAGGTTGTTGGTCAAAGAAGCGAAAAGCATCACTGGTCCATTAACTtccagaaagaaacagagacaaGTATGCTTGGTTGCCAGCAAGATTTCTCCAATGAGAGGATGCTCGGAGTGAATGAACCACTAGTTTATCAGCAGAAAATCTCTGG CACCAGTCAACAGTTGACCTCCTGGGCCCAGAGGCAGAAACTGAGGCCCAAGAAGAGCAAAGCAGGACAAGCGTCATCCCAAATACCAGAGTACCAGGAGCAGCCTCGCAGCCCCAGAGAATCCCACAGTCAAAACACTGTGGAGAGCACAGAGTCCCAGGACCAG CATCAACCAGCTGGGCCGTCTTCCAGCTCTTTTCCACTGAGGAGGAGTGATAGCCTAGCATCCGAAGCCTCAG gcCTCACTTATTGGCGTTTGAATGAGTGTGATCTCTATCACCCACTACCTGAAAGCTTTGACAGTGGTGCCTATCTACTTCTGCAAGAGGCATCCATGAGTCTG ACTCCAGGAAGCCAGGAACCTCAGCTGTCTCTCAGAGAGATCTATCAGAACAAGCAAAGAGCAGATTGTAAGCGTTCAGATTGGGAAGGCTCTGCTACTTCTTTTCCGTTGTCACCGCAG ATGTTGACACTGGATCCAGCAGCTAACATGCGGCAGTCAGATCGCACCTCTGGCTTCACTTCACCCTCTCATTTCAGCAGCCCATCATTCGCCAATCAGCCCCACCTCTACCCTAGAGTCGGGACCCCCATAACCCCTGACAGCATGGTGGATTGCAGCCCCAACCCTGGAGATACAGACTGTATCTCTGATACCTCCAGTGTTTCTGCCCCATCTAAAGTGCAAAGCTCATGGGGAAATACAACCCAAGAATTCCTGTCTACCTCCCAAGATAAGGCTCAGCCCTCCCAAACAGACAGCCATCAGCGCAGAGCCAGTGCCCCCTTTGCCAGCGAAGAGGAGGGTAGTCACACCCACACCAGCACCCTGAAGCCTTGTTCAGCCTCTGGTGCTTCTCTGCGACATGGAGTCAGTCCACACGTGGAAAGAGCATCATCACTAGAGGATCCTGTTGTCCTCTCTCT ACTAAGGCAGAACCTGAGAGAGAAGCATTCTCGGCATGTGGCTGACCTGAAAGCATATTATGAGTCTGAGATCAAAATCCTGCGAGACAAACTCAAGCTCAGAGATCTGCCCCAGGATTTAGAGAAGAGCAACCATGCCCTTACAGAAAG GTGCAGGCATCTAGAACAGGCTTTGACTGAGGCCACCACCCGTATTCAAGAACTAGAGGCAACAAACAGCTCACTGGAAAAAAAGCTG GCAGAATGGCCAGAGCGCTATGCTGTAGCAGGTGCCACTGTAAAATCTTTGCAACAGCGACTGGAAGAAAGCAAACATTCGGCCAAAGAAAAGGACACCCTGGTGGCGCGTTTGAAGAACCGTGTACGGCAGCTGGAGGAGGCGGTGCAGAAAGCCTGCAGAGAAGCAGATGAGAAGGAGgccaggagggagagagagtacAAGATGCTGCAGGAT CTGCTTGGAGAATATGATTCTCTGATAAAAGACCATGAAGGATTGAAG aacAACCTGGTGTCAGCAGAGAATAAGCTTGTTGATTCCAATGATAAGATATCTGAATtaaagag AGTGATCTCTAAGCTGGAGTCTCAGGTGAAGCAGTTGGAGCATGAGAACCAGGCCAGGGCCCGTTATGTTTCCCACAGTAACATACAACCTTCTGGAGCTGG TCTTTTCCACCATCCGGACCTCCTGCTGTCACCCAGTAAAGGCAAAGCAGAGCCAGATGTCACGCACAGAAAGTCTCCTCCTCTATCAGACCAGCTAAAAAGTATCAGAAGACCTAATCAATCAACAGTCCACAAAAGGGCATCGTATCCATTAAATGATCATTCATCAGGAACAGGAAGCTCCGTGGACACCCCTTCAGCTGCTGGGAGCTGGAG GTGTGCATCTCCTCCAGAGTGTGAACAGTCTGCTCTTCAGATCAGACACCAGGAGCAGAGTGCTGGCCACCAGGAAGCTAGTCACAGAGAAGGATCCTGTGCCCTGACACCCATGATGAGGGCCCTGATAGAGCTGGAGGAGACTAAAGCCACAGATACCCGGGCCCCCTGTAAGAACAGCTCCACCAACCATA gGGTCAGCAGCCAGAGAACCACTGTTGGGTTTGTGGAGAGGAGATACAAAGAGCCAATTCAGGAGCACGCCGGGCTTCTTCACAGAGAGAAGGAGTTGGTTAAACCTCGAGGAGTTGtggctggagctgaacatggAGGATTGAAAAGTCGCAGTGGAGCAGAAAGAGCTGCTGCTCTGCTAAGAGCTCAGAGGAGTCTGTCTCCAGAGGGCCACAGATCGTCCTCACTGCCTCCTCCAGCACACCGAAGCATACCCACAGCTACACCCA CAAAGAGGGAAACGTTACTCATGCCTCTGTCTGCAAAGTCCAGCCCTAAACGCAGCCCGACTGAAAATTACTCCACTGCTTTTGGTCACCTGATGCCAAGAGAGGAATACCTTCTCCACAG GCCCGACGGACAAGTTGACAAGAGACGTCACTCATTCCACAGCAGCAGTCCCAAGAAAAGACTCCAGTTTACGTCAACAGGCAGAGAAGATG AGTCCTCTGGTGGTGAAAACCCACAGGATGAAAACTCCCAGCTGGGTTGGGAGGAGCAGGGAGGCTTTAGTGGACCTGACCCGCAGGACCCCTGTGAAGACTCAGCCTCACTTCACAGAATCCAGTCACTGGCGGAGGCTGAGAAACTGTTTGATGAGTTGACGCAGGAGAAACAGCAG ATTGAGGCAGCTTTGAGCCGGATGCCTGGTGCAGGCGGCAGAGTGAGCCTACAGACCAGGTTAGATGAG GTGGCCTTAGAGAATCGTCTGGAGAGGCTGAACCGTGAGCTGGGATCCATCCGAATGACCCTGAAGAGATTCCACATCCTCCGTTCCTCGACCAACATATAG